Proteins encoded together in one Panthera uncia isolate 11264 chromosome A2, Puncia_PCG_1.0, whole genome shotgun sequence window:
- the PEAK3 gene encoding protein PEAK3 isoform X4, whose translation MSSPPTLTETPAPDAPTWPTQPTYGNLGEVRAHLLPSKACRPPRKSGPPSADPQPLPPPLPKKILSRTQSLPSHRAPSRSPAPERQPRRPFLGSHSVDERQADDGQARPACPLAEPPFSSLDTSLGLSWHDLNCPEDTRAVLEARQLEGLRTVHSRLEARLLGGHPGPCHPGHSFRLLDSSPYVESGDALYYRMVRVGDESWHLLAAKVSKSGAEEPRPWGLELQASLPPHFNLQGLCGLVPEGALPGVPWTGPVVLAAEVPERTLTQWLAEVGTRRRPAELAWAAALLLLQLSAALEQLEARGAALAELRPENLLLAAPRGCAAAGPPRLLLADFGRVHPQPPGAPGAHAPQLGRLLRTLLGLAAPSATPLADGLETLAARLARSRPSAAQTRGALRALLWGPGPELHRQGALLGPWLQVRRALLVLHLAERASGGELPGLEDWLCCEYLAEATEASLSHALALLWD comes from the exons ATGAGCAGCCCCCCGACGCTCACAGAGACCCCCGCACCTGACGCCCCCACCTGGCCGACTCAGCCTACCTACGGCAACCTCG gtgAGGTCCGCGCCCACCTGCTGCCCTCCAAGGCCTGCCGGCCCCCCCGGAAATCTGGGCCCCCCTCGGCTGACccgcagcccctgcccccacccctgcccaagaAGATCCTGTCCAGGACCCAGTCTCTGCCCAGCCACAGGGCCCCCAGCCGCAGCCCTGCTCCGGAAAGGCAGCCCCGGAGGCCCTTTCTGGGGTCCCACAGTGTGGACGAGCGCCAGGCGGATGACGGCCAAGCTCGGCCAGCCTGTCCCCTTGCAGAGCCGCCCTTCAGCTCCCTCGACACCTCACTGGGCCTCTCCTGGCACGACCTGAATTGCCCTGAGGACACGCGCGCCGTCCTGGAGGCCCGGCAGCTGGAGGGTCTCCGCACTGTGCACTCCCGGCTCGAGGCCCGGCTTCTGGGGGGCCACCCGGGCCCCTGCCACCCCGGCCACAGCTTCCGCCTCCTGGACAGCTCGCCCTACGTGGAGAGTGGGGACGCCCTCTACTACCGCATGGTGCGGGTGGGCGACGAGTCGTGGCACCTCCTGGCGGCCAAG GTGTCCAAGTCGGGAGCGGAGGAGCCTCGCCCGTGGGGCCTGGAGCTGCAGGCCTCACTGCCCCCACACTTCAACCTCCAGGGGCTGTGCGGCCTGGTGCCCGAGGGCGCACTGCCCGGGGTGCCCTGGACGGGCCCCGTGGTGCTGGCGGCCGAGGTGCCGGAGCGCACGCTGACCCAGTGGCTGGCAGAGGTGGGCACGCGGCGGCGGCCGGCGGAGTTGGCCTGGGCGGCGGCCCTGCTCCTGCTGCAGCTGAGCGCGGCCCTGGAGCAGCTGGAGGCGCGCGGCGCGGCCCTGGCGGAGCTGCGGCCGGAGAACCTGCTGCTGGCGGCGCCCCGGGGCTGTGCGGCCGCCGGGCCCCCGCGCCTGCTGCTGGCCGACTTCGGCCGCGTCCACCCACAGCCGCCGGGAGCCCCGGGCGCCCACGCGCCGCAGCTGGGCCGCCTGCTCCGCACGCTCCTCGGCCTCGCCGCGCCCTCAGCCACGCCCTTGGCCGACGGCCTGGAGACTCTGGCGGCCCGGCTGGCCCGCTCCCGGCCCTCGGCGGCCCAGACGCGCGGCGCGCTGCGGGCGCTGCTCTGGGGGCCCGGGCCCGAGCTGCACCGCCAGGGGGCGCTGCTGGGGCCCTGGCTGCAGGTGCGCCGCGCGCTGCTGGTCCTGCACCTGGCCGAGCGGGCCTCGGGTGGGGAACTGCCCGGCCTGGAGGACTGGCTGTGCTGTGAGTACCTGGCCGAGGCCACCGAGGCCTCGCTGAGCCACGCCCTGGCACTGCTGTGGGACTGA
- the PEAK3 gene encoding protein PEAK3 isoform X2 codes for MGDIPACPMRTGVQRGQQTLPERATQRVKARQEDQDRPSCLGPCTPTNAMEPSWLPHGPARARPLESSSRPRTPPTLTFSMSSPPTLTETPAPDAPTWPTQPTYGNLGEVRAHLLPSKACRPPRKSGPPSADPQPLPPPLPKKILSRTQSLPSHRAPSRSPAPERQPRRPFLGSHSVDERQADDGQARPACPLAEPPFSSLDTSLGLSWHDLNCPEDTRAVLEARQLEGLRTVHSRLEARLLGGHPGPCHPGHSFRLLDSSPYVESGDALYYRMVRVGDESWHLLAAKVSKSGAEEPRPWGLELQASLPPHFNLQGLCGLVPEGALPGVPWTGPVVLAAEVPERTLTQWLAEVGTRRRPAELAWAAALLLLQLSAALEQLEARGAALAELRPENLLLAAPRGCAAAGPPRLLLADFGRVHPQPPGAPGAHAPQLGRLLRTLLGLAAPSATPLADGLETLAARLARSRPSAAQTRGALRALLWGPGPELHRQGALLGPWLQVRRALLVLHLAERASGGELPGLEDWLCCEYLAEATEASLSHALALLWD; via the exons ATGGGTGACATTCCTGCCTGCCCCATGAGGACAGGAGTCCAGAGAGGGCAACAAACCCTCCCAGAGAGAGCCACACAGCGGGTCAAGGCCAGGCAAGAAGACCAAGACCGCCCCTCTTGCCTGGGTCCCTGCACCCCCACCAACGCCATGGAGCCCTCCTGGCTCCCGCATGGGCCCGCCCGCGCACGCCCCCTGGAGTCCTCCTCCCGCCCACGCACGCCCCCAACTCTGACCTTCAGCATGAGCAGCCCCCCGACGCTCACAGAGACCCCCGCACCTGACGCCCCCACCTGGCCGACTCAGCCTACCTACGGCAACCTCG gtgAGGTCCGCGCCCACCTGCTGCCCTCCAAGGCCTGCCGGCCCCCCCGGAAATCTGGGCCCCCCTCGGCTGACccgcagcccctgcccccacccctgcccaagaAGATCCTGTCCAGGACCCAGTCTCTGCCCAGCCACAGGGCCCCCAGCCGCAGCCCTGCTCCGGAAAGGCAGCCCCGGAGGCCCTTTCTGGGGTCCCACAGTGTGGACGAGCGCCAGGCGGATGACGGCCAAGCTCGGCCAGCCTGTCCCCTTGCAGAGCCGCCCTTCAGCTCCCTCGACACCTCACTGGGCCTCTCCTGGCACGACCTGAATTGCCCTGAGGACACGCGCGCCGTCCTGGAGGCCCGGCAGCTGGAGGGTCTCCGCACTGTGCACTCCCGGCTCGAGGCCCGGCTTCTGGGGGGCCACCCGGGCCCCTGCCACCCCGGCCACAGCTTCCGCCTCCTGGACAGCTCGCCCTACGTGGAGAGTGGGGACGCCCTCTACTACCGCATGGTGCGGGTGGGCGACGAGTCGTGGCACCTCCTGGCGGCCAAG GTGTCCAAGTCGGGAGCGGAGGAGCCTCGCCCGTGGGGCCTGGAGCTGCAGGCCTCACTGCCCCCACACTTCAACCTCCAGGGGCTGTGCGGCCTGGTGCCCGAGGGCGCACTGCCCGGGGTGCCCTGGACGGGCCCCGTGGTGCTGGCGGCCGAGGTGCCGGAGCGCACGCTGACCCAGTGGCTGGCAGAGGTGGGCACGCGGCGGCGGCCGGCGGAGTTGGCCTGGGCGGCGGCCCTGCTCCTGCTGCAGCTGAGCGCGGCCCTGGAGCAGCTGGAGGCGCGCGGCGCGGCCCTGGCGGAGCTGCGGCCGGAGAACCTGCTGCTGGCGGCGCCCCGGGGCTGTGCGGCCGCCGGGCCCCCGCGCCTGCTGCTGGCCGACTTCGGCCGCGTCCACCCACAGCCGCCGGGAGCCCCGGGCGCCCACGCGCCGCAGCTGGGCCGCCTGCTCCGCACGCTCCTCGGCCTCGCCGCGCCCTCAGCCACGCCCTTGGCCGACGGCCTGGAGACTCTGGCGGCCCGGCTGGCCCGCTCCCGGCCCTCGGCGGCCCAGACGCGCGGCGCGCTGCGGGCGCTGCTCTGGGGGCCCGGGCCCGAGCTGCACCGCCAGGGGGCGCTGCTGGGGCCCTGGCTGCAGGTGCGCCGCGCGCTGCTGGTCCTGCACCTGGCCGAGCGGGCCTCGGGTGGGGAACTGCCCGGCCTGGAGGACTGGCTGTGCTGTGAGTACCTGGCCGAGGCCACCGAGGCCTCGCTGAGCCACGCCCTGGCACTGCTGTGGGACTGA
- the PEAK3 gene encoding protein PEAK3 isoform X3, which produces MEPSWLPHGPARARPLESSSRPRTPPTLTFSMSSPPTLTETPAPDAPTWPTQPTYGNLGEVRAHLLPSKACRPPRKSGPPSADPQPLPPPLPKKILSRTQSLPSHRAPSRSPAPERQPRRPFLGSHSVDERQADDGQARPACPLAEPPFSSLDTSLGLSWHDLNCPEDTRAVLEARQLEGLRTVHSRLEARLLGGHPGPCHPGHSFRLLDSSPYVESGDALYYRMVRVGDESWHLLAAKVSKSGAEEPRPWGLELQASLPPHFNLQGLCGLVPEGALPGVPWTGPVVLAAEVPERTLTQWLAEVGTRRRPAELAWAAALLLLQLSAALEQLEARGAALAELRPENLLLAAPRGCAAAGPPRLLLADFGRVHPQPPGAPGAHAPQLGRLLRTLLGLAAPSATPLADGLETLAARLARSRPSAAQTRGALRALLWGPGPELHRQGALLGPWLQVRRALLVLHLAERASGGELPGLEDWLCCEYLAEATEASLSHALALLWD; this is translated from the exons ATGGAGCCCTCCTGGCTCCCGCATGGGCCCGCCCGCGCACGCCCCCTGGAGTCCTCCTCCCGCCCACGCACGCCCCCAACTCTGACCTTCAGCATGAGCAGCCCCCCGACGCTCACAGAGACCCCCGCACCTGACGCCCCCACCTGGCCGACTCAGCCTACCTACGGCAACCTCG gtgAGGTCCGCGCCCACCTGCTGCCCTCCAAGGCCTGCCGGCCCCCCCGGAAATCTGGGCCCCCCTCGGCTGACccgcagcccctgcccccacccctgcccaagaAGATCCTGTCCAGGACCCAGTCTCTGCCCAGCCACAGGGCCCCCAGCCGCAGCCCTGCTCCGGAAAGGCAGCCCCGGAGGCCCTTTCTGGGGTCCCACAGTGTGGACGAGCGCCAGGCGGATGACGGCCAAGCTCGGCCAGCCTGTCCCCTTGCAGAGCCGCCCTTCAGCTCCCTCGACACCTCACTGGGCCTCTCCTGGCACGACCTGAATTGCCCTGAGGACACGCGCGCCGTCCTGGAGGCCCGGCAGCTGGAGGGTCTCCGCACTGTGCACTCCCGGCTCGAGGCCCGGCTTCTGGGGGGCCACCCGGGCCCCTGCCACCCCGGCCACAGCTTCCGCCTCCTGGACAGCTCGCCCTACGTGGAGAGTGGGGACGCCCTCTACTACCGCATGGTGCGGGTGGGCGACGAGTCGTGGCACCTCCTGGCGGCCAAG GTGTCCAAGTCGGGAGCGGAGGAGCCTCGCCCGTGGGGCCTGGAGCTGCAGGCCTCACTGCCCCCACACTTCAACCTCCAGGGGCTGTGCGGCCTGGTGCCCGAGGGCGCACTGCCCGGGGTGCCCTGGACGGGCCCCGTGGTGCTGGCGGCCGAGGTGCCGGAGCGCACGCTGACCCAGTGGCTGGCAGAGGTGGGCACGCGGCGGCGGCCGGCGGAGTTGGCCTGGGCGGCGGCCCTGCTCCTGCTGCAGCTGAGCGCGGCCCTGGAGCAGCTGGAGGCGCGCGGCGCGGCCCTGGCGGAGCTGCGGCCGGAGAACCTGCTGCTGGCGGCGCCCCGGGGCTGTGCGGCCGCCGGGCCCCCGCGCCTGCTGCTGGCCGACTTCGGCCGCGTCCACCCACAGCCGCCGGGAGCCCCGGGCGCCCACGCGCCGCAGCTGGGCCGCCTGCTCCGCACGCTCCTCGGCCTCGCCGCGCCCTCAGCCACGCCCTTGGCCGACGGCCTGGAGACTCTGGCGGCCCGGCTGGCCCGCTCCCGGCCCTCGGCGGCCCAGACGCGCGGCGCGCTGCGGGCGCTGCTCTGGGGGCCCGGGCCCGAGCTGCACCGCCAGGGGGCGCTGCTGGGGCCCTGGCTGCAGGTGCGCCGCGCGCTGCTGGTCCTGCACCTGGCCGAGCGGGCCTCGGGTGGGGAACTGCCCGGCCTGGAGGACTGGCTGTGCTGTGAGTACCTGGCCGAGGCCACCGAGGCCTCGCTGAGCCACGCCCTGGCACTGCTGTGGGACTGA
- the PEAK3 gene encoding protein PEAK3 isoform X1 produces the protein MARIRSWTFYSVHVTEAQGPSPCPEKLMGDIPACPMRTGVQRGQQTLPERATQRVKARQEDQDRPSCLGPCTPTNAMEPSWLPHGPARARPLESSSRPRTPPTLTFSMSSPPTLTETPAPDAPTWPTQPTYGNLGEVRAHLLPSKACRPPRKSGPPSADPQPLPPPLPKKILSRTQSLPSHRAPSRSPAPERQPRRPFLGSHSVDERQADDGQARPACPLAEPPFSSLDTSLGLSWHDLNCPEDTRAVLEARQLEGLRTVHSRLEARLLGGHPGPCHPGHSFRLLDSSPYVESGDALYYRMVRVGDESWHLLAAKVSKSGAEEPRPWGLELQASLPPHFNLQGLCGLVPEGALPGVPWTGPVVLAAEVPERTLTQWLAEVGTRRRPAELAWAAALLLLQLSAALEQLEARGAALAELRPENLLLAAPRGCAAAGPPRLLLADFGRVHPQPPGAPGAHAPQLGRLLRTLLGLAAPSATPLADGLETLAARLARSRPSAAQTRGALRALLWGPGPELHRQGALLGPWLQVRRALLVLHLAERASGGELPGLEDWLCCEYLAEATEASLSHALALLWD, from the exons atggCCCGCATTCGAAGCTGGACATTCTATTCTGTCCATGTCACAGAGGCACAGGGTCCTTCCCCCTGCCCTGAAAAGTTGATGGGTGACATTCCTGCCTGCCCCATGAGGACAGGAGTCCAGAGAGGGCAACAAACCCTCCCAGAGAGAGCCACACAGCGGGTCAAGGCCAGGCAAGAAGACCAAGACCGCCCCTCTTGCCTGGGTCCCTGCACCCCCACCAACGCCATGGAGCCCTCCTGGCTCCCGCATGGGCCCGCCCGCGCACGCCCCCTGGAGTCCTCCTCCCGCCCACGCACGCCCCCAACTCTGACCTTCAGCATGAGCAGCCCCCCGACGCTCACAGAGACCCCCGCACCTGACGCCCCCACCTGGCCGACTCAGCCTACCTACGGCAACCTCG gtgAGGTCCGCGCCCACCTGCTGCCCTCCAAGGCCTGCCGGCCCCCCCGGAAATCTGGGCCCCCCTCGGCTGACccgcagcccctgcccccacccctgcccaagaAGATCCTGTCCAGGACCCAGTCTCTGCCCAGCCACAGGGCCCCCAGCCGCAGCCCTGCTCCGGAAAGGCAGCCCCGGAGGCCCTTTCTGGGGTCCCACAGTGTGGACGAGCGCCAGGCGGATGACGGCCAAGCTCGGCCAGCCTGTCCCCTTGCAGAGCCGCCCTTCAGCTCCCTCGACACCTCACTGGGCCTCTCCTGGCACGACCTGAATTGCCCTGAGGACACGCGCGCCGTCCTGGAGGCCCGGCAGCTGGAGGGTCTCCGCACTGTGCACTCCCGGCTCGAGGCCCGGCTTCTGGGGGGCCACCCGGGCCCCTGCCACCCCGGCCACAGCTTCCGCCTCCTGGACAGCTCGCCCTACGTGGAGAGTGGGGACGCCCTCTACTACCGCATGGTGCGGGTGGGCGACGAGTCGTGGCACCTCCTGGCGGCCAAG GTGTCCAAGTCGGGAGCGGAGGAGCCTCGCCCGTGGGGCCTGGAGCTGCAGGCCTCACTGCCCCCACACTTCAACCTCCAGGGGCTGTGCGGCCTGGTGCCCGAGGGCGCACTGCCCGGGGTGCCCTGGACGGGCCCCGTGGTGCTGGCGGCCGAGGTGCCGGAGCGCACGCTGACCCAGTGGCTGGCAGAGGTGGGCACGCGGCGGCGGCCGGCGGAGTTGGCCTGGGCGGCGGCCCTGCTCCTGCTGCAGCTGAGCGCGGCCCTGGAGCAGCTGGAGGCGCGCGGCGCGGCCCTGGCGGAGCTGCGGCCGGAGAACCTGCTGCTGGCGGCGCCCCGGGGCTGTGCGGCCGCCGGGCCCCCGCGCCTGCTGCTGGCCGACTTCGGCCGCGTCCACCCACAGCCGCCGGGAGCCCCGGGCGCCCACGCGCCGCAGCTGGGCCGCCTGCTCCGCACGCTCCTCGGCCTCGCCGCGCCCTCAGCCACGCCCTTGGCCGACGGCCTGGAGACTCTGGCGGCCCGGCTGGCCCGCTCCCGGCCCTCGGCGGCCCAGACGCGCGGCGCGCTGCGGGCGCTGCTCTGGGGGCCCGGGCCCGAGCTGCACCGCCAGGGGGCGCTGCTGGGGCCCTGGCTGCAGGTGCGCCGCGCGCTGCTGGTCCTGCACCTGGCCGAGCGGGCCTCGGGTGGGGAACTGCCCGGCCTGGAGGACTGGCTGTGCTGTGAGTACCTGGCCGAGGCCACCGAGGCCTCGCTGAGCCACGCCCTGGCACTGCTGTGGGACTGA